A DNA window from Falco naumanni isolate bFalNau1 chromosome Z, bFalNau1.pat, whole genome shotgun sequence contains the following coding sequences:
- the F2RL2 gene encoding proteinase-activated receptor 3, whose translation MLTGCFWRTDQSFFSPFTAGKKHPHKMPQDELEQHRCLASWISRTTMKILVFTGLLSLTSNLFTTASEFSLNSSAIKTVSLIKTFRGISARDYDYIPPYAMEGETTTIHIREHKCSSKKSNDSTLTEVNNTTLEYLTSSLSTKLIPTVYLSAVLLGVPSNAIILWMLLFRIRSVCTAILYANLAVSDLLFCIVLPFKIAYHINGNNWIFGEMMCRTTTAVFYGNMYCSILLLTCISVSRYVAIVHPFTYKSLPKRAYAITVCATVWAIVFLYMLPLCIMQQSYYVKQLDIYTCHDVHNTCEMVSSFQFYYYVSLVIFGFLIPLATIVFCYVSIIQTLKTNEWFWYVKVSLLILTIFAICFVPSNIILIIHHINYYYYNRDELYSFYLIALCLSSLNSCFDPFLYFLMSKIRSQSNIYLTMVKISREK comes from the exons ATGCTTACAGGATGCTTCTGGAGGACAGATCAATCATTCTTTAGTCCCTTTACCGCGGGGAAAAAACATCCCCACAAAATGCCTCAAGATGAACTAGAGCAGCATCGTTGTTTGGCTAGCTGGATTTCACGTACTACAATGAAGATACTGGTTTTCACTGGACTGCTCTCTCTCACCTCCAATCTTTTCACAACAG cttcagaATTTTCACTGAATAGCTCTGCAATTAAAACAGTGTCTCTTATCAAGACTTTCCGTGGAATTTCAGCAAGAGACTATGACTACATCCCCCCTTATGCTATGGAAGGGGAGACAACAACCATTCATATCAGAGAACACAAGTGCTCTTCAAAAAAGTCAAATGACTCCACTTTAACAGAAGTAAACAATACTACACTGGAGTACCTGACCAGTTCTCTGAGCACGAAGCTAATACCCACCGTCTACCTCAGTGCTGTTTTATTGGGTGTGCCTTCCAATGCCATCATTTTGTGGATGCTGCTCTTCAGGATCCGGTCTGTGTGCACTGCCATCCTCTACGCAAACCTGGCAGTTTCTGATCTGCTTTTCTGCATTGTGCTGCCCTTCAAAATAGCATACCACATCAATGGGAACAACTGGATTTTTGGGGAAATGATGTGTCGAACTACCACTGCGGTGTTTTATGGCAACATGTACTGCTCCATTCTGCTGCTTACGTGCATCAGTGTCAGCCGCTACGTGGCCATCGTTCACCCCTTCACCTACAAGAGCCTGCCAAAACGTGCCTATGCCATCACTGTCTGTGCTACCGTGTGGGCCATAGTCTTCTTGTACATGCTCCCACTCTGCATAATGCAACAAAGCTATTACGTGAAACAGCTGGACATTTATACCTGCCATGATGTGCACAACACCTGTGAAATGGTATCTTCCTTCCAGTTCTACTACTATGTTTCTTTAGTtatctttgggtttttaataCCTCTTGCAACCATTGTTTTCTGCTATGTCTCAATTATACAGACACTCAAGACTAATGAATGGTTCTGGTATGTTAAAGTCAGCCTATTGATCCTTACAATCTTTGCTATTTGCTTTGTGCCAAGCAATATTATCCTTATTATCCACCACATCAACTATTACTACTACAACAGAGATGAGTTGTACTCTTTTTATCTAATTGCTTTATGCCTTAGCAGCTTAAACAGTTGTTTTGAccctttcctttattttctgatgtCAAAAATTAGAAGTCAATCCAATATTTACCTAACAATGGTTAAAATATCCAGGGAAAAATGA